One region of Neorhodopirellula lusitana genomic DNA includes:
- the miaB gene encoding tRNA (N6-isopentenyl adenosine(37)-C2)-methylthiotransferase MiaB has protein sequence MTKTVYIKTVGCQMNVLDSEMVIADLKRHGYQVVDTPREADLLLYNTCSIREQAEEKTYSALGKLRDTKANNPDKKIGVLGCMAQKDQEVIFRRAPFVDMIVGPGQLHSLPEMISKVDAGEGRQMAVSMGRKDGKQSLVARSHETFDPLRDPAMRPTPFQAYLRIQIGCDKFCTYCVVPNTRGPEQGRAPSEIISEARILAEQGCLEITLLGQTVNSYRHRSDEGETDLAALLEQLHEIDGIRRLKFVTSYPKDMSRRLLETVRDLPKCSPYLHVPAQSGSDEVLKRMKRGYTVAEYMEMFERIEDVIPNAAVSSDFIVGFCGETDEDFQKSVALVERCRFKNSFIFQYSVRGGTKAAERLEDDVPREVKAARNHELLEVQNRVSKEHHLKMIGSTVEVLVEGPSKKSKNADPDAPAVQMTGRTHCDRIVVFDGNRRQAGQVLDVHIDEVTSNTLIGRVRQVEVVSIGL, from the coding sequence ATGACCAAAACCGTTTACATCAAGACTGTCGGCTGTCAGATGAACGTGCTCGATAGCGAAATGGTGATCGCCGACTTAAAGCGTCACGGCTACCAAGTCGTCGATACCCCCAGGGAAGCCGACCTGCTGCTCTACAACACTTGCAGCATCCGCGAACAAGCGGAAGAAAAAACGTACAGCGCCCTGGGCAAACTTCGAGACACCAAAGCAAACAACCCGGACAAGAAGATTGGCGTGCTGGGCTGCATGGCACAAAAGGACCAAGAAGTCATCTTCCGCCGCGCACCGTTCGTCGACATGATCGTCGGACCAGGCCAGCTGCACTCGCTGCCGGAAATGATCTCAAAAGTCGACGCCGGTGAAGGTCGCCAGATGGCGGTGTCGATGGGACGTAAAGATGGCAAGCAATCGCTGGTCGCGCGGTCTCACGAGACGTTCGATCCGTTGCGAGATCCGGCCATGCGTCCGACGCCGTTCCAGGCCTACCTGCGAATCCAAATCGGCTGCGACAAGTTCTGTACCTACTGCGTCGTGCCCAACACCCGCGGTCCTGAACAGGGCCGTGCCCCGTCGGAAATCATCTCCGAAGCTCGCATACTTGCCGAACAGGGCTGCCTTGAAATCACGCTACTCGGCCAAACCGTCAACAGCTATCGCCACCGCAGCGACGAAGGTGAAACCGACCTGGCCGCGCTGCTCGAACAACTGCATGAGATCGATGGCATTCGTCGCTTGAAGTTTGTCACCAGCTATCCCAAAGACATGTCACGACGGTTGCTCGAAACCGTCCGCGACCTTCCTAAGTGTTCACCGTATTTACACGTGCCCGCGCAAAGCGGCAGTGACGAAGTGCTCAAGCGGATGAAGCGTGGCTACACCGTGGCCGAGTACATGGAAATGTTCGAGCGAATTGAAGACGTGATACCCAATGCCGCCGTCAGCAGCGACTTCATCGTTGGCTTTTGTGGCGAGACCGACGAAGACTTCCAGAAGTCCGTCGCCCTGGTCGAGCGTTGCCGTTTCAAGAACAGCTTCATTTTCCAGTACAGCGTTCGCGGCGGAACCAAAGCCGCTGAACGACTGGAAGACGATGTGCCTCGGGAAGTCAAAGCGGCACGCAACCATGAGCTGCTCGAAGTGCAAAATCGAGTGTCCAAGGAACATCACCTGAAGATGATCGGCTCGACGGTGGAAGTCCTGGTCGAAGGCCCCAGCAAGAAGTCGAAGAACGCCGACCCCGACGCTCCAGCAGTTCAAATGACCGGACGCACCCACTGCGATCGCATTGTGGTGTTCGATGGCAACCGCCGCCAAGCCGGCCAGGTGCTCGACGTTCACATTGACGAAGTCACCAGCAACACGTTGATTGGACGAGTCCGACAAGTCGAAGTCGTTTCAATCGGCCTCTAG